In Alicyclobacillus macrosporangiidus CPP55, a single window of DNA contains:
- a CDS encoding potassium-transporting ATPase subunit KdpA translates to MTLQGSIQILSVVAIILVVGIPLGGYLYRVFTGQRSLLEFIYAPFERVLYRLIGVNPAVEMDWKAYIKSLLLVNLVMMLFAYLIFRTMGYLPLNPDHIKSMPWDLAFNTAASFVTNTNWQNYGGETSMTYLGQMMGITYLQFTSAATGFVAAIAVVRGLVNNKSRYIGNFWVDFVRHPCRTSTPREHENEEILRYDRVSSRQSSFDGGA, encoded by the coding sequence TTGACGCTTCAGGGAAGTATTCAAATATTGTCCGTCGTAGCCATCATTCTGGTTGTCGGGATTCCGCTCGGAGGATATCTGTATCGTGTGTTCACAGGTCAGCGCAGTTTGCTGGAATTCATCTATGCACCCTTTGAGCGGGTGTTGTACCGGCTCATCGGAGTCAATCCTGCGGTCGAGATGGATTGGAAGGCATACATCAAGAGTCTGCTGCTCGTGAACCTGGTCATGATGCTCTTTGCGTATTTGATCTTTCGCACGATGGGATATTTGCCATTGAACCCGGATCACATCAAGTCCATGCCGTGGGACTTGGCCTTTAACACGGCCGCCAGTTTTGTCACGAATACGAACTGGCAGAACTACGGTGGCGAGACAAGCATGACCTATCTCGGTCAGATGATGGGCATCACCTATTTGCAATTCACTTCGGCAGCCACCGGATTTGTCGCCGCGATTGCGGTTGTTCGGGGACTGGTGAACAACAAGTCTCGATACATCGGCAACTTCTGGGTGGACTTCGTAAGACATCCATGTCGAACTTCGACGCCACGGGAGCATGAAAATGAGGAGATATTGCGATACGATCGCGTCAGCAGCCGCCAGAGCTCGTTTGACGGTGGTGCATAA
- the kdpF gene encoding K(+)-transporting ATPase subunit F, which translates to MMWVLLVIAVVLMAYLTYVIFNPEKF; encoded by the coding sequence ATGATGTGGGTGTTACTGGTGATTGCTGTGGTACTCATGGCTTACCTCACATACGTCATTTTCAATCCTGAGAAATTTTAG
- a CDS encoding ATP-binding protein, whose protein sequence is MKRKRSSRPKWRVLRAPIDSWPVPESWQRKRNSLHGLVPYAASTLMVAVLTAMLWEVRFIFEPVNIALLYLIPVLVSAVRWGLWPSFLAAGIGLLAFDYFFVPPIFSYTVGDLAYLISFAVFLAVATLTAGLATQLKQRAREATEREKVTYTLYALSRHVAAVRDVDTALNEITRQSFRTFGLPAAVVLPAAQNMFEIRVQHGFSPSRERSIVEPAILRWVYTHAQMAGYGTRAYSETSLLYVPLKTETKVHGVLCIGTEHNRGNGFSGEQLRVIEALAGLAAVCIARIHFEEEAQIARVAAESERLRTALLDSISHELRTPLATIMGAITGMIESAHVLSSEDQRELLSTVRDGAMRMNRLVTNLLGMVRLESGMLRLNKHWCDISDMIGVALGEVQDALQHRRVHVSLPDNLPAIYVDDVLLEQVLVNLLSNAIKYSPDGSEIYISAKCDDNVVFIEVRDTGIGIRPEEAERIFEKFYRSDTTRQIPGTGLGLAICKGIVDAHGGNIRAQPAKTGGTIFTIQLPADDAEHKENTGL, encoded by the coding sequence ATGAAACGCAAGCGTTCTTCTCGACCAAAGTGGAGAGTTCTGAGGGCGCCGATCGATTCATGGCCAGTCCCGGAGAGCTGGCAGCGGAAACGGAACTCGTTGCACGGCTTGGTTCCGTATGCTGCGTCCACGCTCATGGTCGCCGTACTCACGGCAATGTTGTGGGAAGTCAGGTTCATCTTTGAACCGGTGAATATTGCGTTGCTGTATCTCATTCCGGTTCTCGTCAGCGCGGTTCGCTGGGGGTTGTGGCCATCTTTTCTTGCCGCCGGCATCGGTCTCCTCGCGTTCGACTATTTTTTCGTTCCGCCCATTTTCAGCTACACTGTGGGTGACTTGGCATACCTGATCTCGTTTGCAGTTTTCCTGGCAGTCGCGACGTTGACTGCGGGACTGGCTACGCAACTGAAGCAAAGGGCCCGGGAAGCTACGGAGCGTGAAAAGGTCACGTACACCCTGTATGCTCTGAGTCGACATGTAGCGGCGGTTCGCGATGTAGATACTGCCCTCAATGAAATTACACGTCAATCATTTCGGACGTTTGGCCTACCTGCCGCTGTCGTATTGCCTGCTGCACAGAACATGTTCGAAATCCGTGTGCAACACGGATTTTCTCCATCGAGAGAGCGGAGCATCGTGGAGCCGGCCATCTTACGGTGGGTGTACACTCATGCCCAGATGGCGGGCTATGGTACACGTGCATACTCCGAGACATCACTGCTCTACGTCCCGCTCAAAACCGAGACGAAGGTGCATGGCGTGCTGTGCATTGGTACAGAACACAACCGGGGCAATGGGTTCTCCGGCGAGCAACTGCGCGTGATAGAAGCACTGGCTGGGTTGGCTGCAGTTTGCATCGCAAGAATCCACTTCGAAGAAGAGGCCCAAATTGCCCGAGTCGCGGCCGAGTCGGAACGTCTCCGGACGGCACTGCTCGATTCCATCTCTCACGAACTGCGCACACCGCTGGCCACGATTATGGGAGCGATCACCGGAATGATTGAAAGCGCTCATGTCTTGTCATCTGAAGATCAGCGTGAATTGTTGTCGACGGTACGGGATGGTGCAATGCGAATGAATCGGCTCGTCACAAATCTGCTCGGAATGGTTCGCCTCGAAAGCGGGATGCTTCGTCTGAACAAGCACTGGTGCGACATCTCGGACATGATTGGTGTCGCTCTTGGGGAAGTGCAGGACGCCTTACAACATCGACGTGTCCATGTCTCTCTGCCGGACAATCTGCCCGCCATCTACGTAGACGATGTCCTGCTTGAGCAGGTCCTCGTAAACCTTTTGAGTAATGCGATCAAATATTCTCCCGACGGTAGCGAGATCTATATTTCGGCTAAATGCGATGACAATGTGGTTTTCATCGAGGTTCGGGACACGGGTATAGGCATTCGCCCCGAAGAGGCGGAACGGATCTTCGAGAAATTCTATCGTTCCGATACGACCCGCCAGATTCCTGGAACAGGTCTCGGGTTAGCTATTTGTAAGGGAATTGTGGACGCACATGGCGGCAATATACGGGCTCAACCTGCGAAAACCGGGGGAACCATCTTCACAATTCAACTGCCTGCCGACGATGCTGAGCATAAGGAGAATACCGGGTTGTAA
- a CDS encoding response regulator: MKWMGAKILIVDDEPQIRKLLRVTLEAHGYSTVEAGTGKDGIIQASMSRPDVVVLDLGLPDIDGTQVLLQIREWSSVPIVVLTVRDDEAIKVLALDNGADDYVTKPFSMRELLARIRVALRHTAGTTDEPILILGALTLDLAQRVVERSGQPVKLTPIEYDLLKVLAINAGRVMTHRQLIKEVWGDQNYESALHYLRVYIGHLRKKIEDDPTRPKILVTEPGVGYRLVTPD, encoded by the coding sequence ATGAAATGGATGGGAGCAAAGATCCTAATTGTCGACGATGAACCCCAGATCCGTAAACTCCTACGGGTCACTCTGGAAGCCCATGGCTATTCAACGGTAGAAGCTGGAACAGGGAAAGATGGTATCATCCAGGCCAGTATGTCGCGACCGGATGTCGTTGTGTTGGATCTCGGCCTTCCGGATATAGATGGAACCCAAGTATTACTTCAAATTCGAGAGTGGTCAAGTGTGCCAATCGTCGTTTTGACTGTTCGGGACGATGAAGCAATCAAAGTACTCGCACTGGACAATGGAGCCGACGACTATGTCACGAAACCATTTAGCATGCGTGAACTTCTGGCGCGTATTCGAGTCGCTCTTCGGCATACAGCAGGAACGACTGACGAACCGATATTGATTCTTGGCGCACTCACTCTCGACCTGGCACAACGCGTTGTAGAGCGTTCCGGTCAGCCAGTCAAATTAACACCGATTGAATACGACCTATTAAAAGTGTTGGCCATAAACGCCGGAAGAGTGATGACTCATCGACAACTCATCAAAGAAGTATGGGGTGACCAAAACTATGAATCGGCACTTCATTACCTGCGTGTGTATATTGGACATTTGCGGAAGAAGATAGAGGATGACCCAACTCGACCAAAGATCCTGGTCACGGAACCTGGTGTAGGCTATAGGCTTGTCACTCCCGATTGA
- the arsC gene encoding arsenate reductase (thioredoxin): MRKPVVYFLCTGNSCRSQIAEGWAKHLGKDKVEVYSAGIEAHGLNPRAVAVMKEAGVDISTQTSKLIDPNILNKADYVITLCGDANDKCPMTPLHVHRLRWGFEDPAQATGTEEEVVDKFREVRDAIKDRVPKFLEELIR, from the coding sequence ATGAGAAAACCGGTGGTTTACTTCTTATGCACTGGGAACTCGTGTCGCAGCCAGATAGCAGAGGGATGGGCCAAACACCTGGGCAAGGACAAAGTTGAAGTATACAGTGCAGGGATAGAAGCACACGGGCTCAACCCTCGTGCCGTAGCCGTGATGAAAGAAGCAGGGGTAGACATTTCCACGCAGACATCTAAGTTGATTGATCCCAATATTTTGAACAAAGCTGACTACGTCATCACGTTGTGTGGTGACGCGAATGACAAGTGCCCTATGACACCACTGCACGTTCACCGCCTGCGCTGGGGATTTGAAGATCCTGCGCAAGCGACAGGTACAGAGGAAGAAGTGGTGGACAAATTCCGCGAAGTACGTGACGCGATTAAAGATCGGGTACCAAAATTTTTGGAGGAACTGATTCGTTAA
- a CDS encoding arsinothricin resistance N-acetyltransferase ArsN1 family A has translation MNIRFGRLEDVESILLIYNQGIEDRIATLEVEKKDMEYMTKWFNGHTERYRVFIAENGGEVIGWASLHPYSHRCAYSGVGEISVYVRRDWRGKGVGQKLLSALEEFAKEQGFHKLVLGTFPFNELGQGLYRKMGFYEVGTFKKHGQLDGKWVDVMWMEKLLL, from the coding sequence GTGAATATACGATTTGGACGATTGGAGGATGTTGAGTCCATTCTGCTGATCTATAACCAGGGGATTGAAGACCGCATTGCAACCTTGGAAGTCGAGAAGAAGGATATGGAATATATGACGAAATGGTTCAACGGTCACACGGAGCGCTACCGTGTATTTATTGCTGAAAACGGTGGCGAGGTTATCGGTTGGGCATCGCTGCACCCGTACTCCCACCGATGTGCCTATTCCGGTGTGGGAGAAATCTCCGTGTATGTCCGGCGTGACTGGCGGGGCAAGGGAGTTGGGCAAAAGCTCCTTTCTGCACTTGAAGAGTTTGCCAAAGAACAAGGCTTCCACAAACTCGTGCTCGGAACCTTTCCATTCAACGAGTTGGGTCAAGGGCTGTATCGAAAGATGGGTTTTTACGAGGTCGGGACCTTTAAGAAGCATGGCCAACTGGACGGTAAATGGGTTGACGTCATGTGGATGGAGAAGTTGCTGTTGTAA
- a CDS encoding MarR family winged helix-turn-helix transcriptional regulator has translation MEELRELFQKFARNFSMLDATSCSRCCGEDLSLIQSHILFEVRRRHLPSMQEVANALGVDVTTFSRQVKALVEMGLVQTTQDPNDRRVKLLSLTEKGQDIERQISDFMNRAICKILDRMTPFEQHVVISSLSLLNTAVREAQIWSR, from the coding sequence ATGGAGGAGTTACGTGAACTGTTTCAGAAGTTTGCGCGCAATTTCAGCATGCTTGACGCCACATCTTGTTCACGTTGTTGTGGCGAAGACTTGTCTCTCATCCAGAGCCATATCCTGTTCGAGGTAAGGCGCCGCCATCTTCCCTCGATGCAAGAGGTCGCGAACGCGCTCGGTGTTGACGTGACAACGTTTAGCCGTCAGGTCAAGGCATTGGTAGAAATGGGGCTGGTCCAGACCACACAGGACCCAAACGACAGACGAGTAAAGTTGTTGTCTTTGACCGAAAAAGGACAAGACATTGAAAGACAAATTAGCGATTTTATGAACCGAGCCATTTGTAAGATTTTGGATCGCATGACTCCGTTTGAACAACATGTGGTGATTTCGTCGCTATCCTTGCTGAATACGGCTGTACGCGAGGCACAAATCTGGTCTAGATAG
- a CDS encoding YciI family protein, which yields MTKFVAILKDKKKGHLTRDLLQAHVNHLRTLSQSGKLHLCGPFTENDEAIQVLVADSLEEAEALVQQDPFVRSGYYGSYDLNELIEANESNNWLMDIPQTKENLGDLEQ from the coding sequence GTGACAAAGTTCGTGGCCATTCTGAAAGACAAGAAGAAGGGACACTTGACAAGAGATCTGCTGCAGGCACATGTCAATCATTTGAGAACGCTGAGTCAGAGTGGAAAACTTCACCTCTGCGGCCCCTTCACAGAAAATGATGAAGCTATACAAGTTCTCGTTGCGGATTCATTGGAGGAAGCAGAAGCACTCGTGCAGCAAGATCCATTCGTTAGATCTGGATATTACGGTTCCTACGATCTCAACGAACTCATCGAAGCCAATGAGTCCAACAATTGGTTGATGGATATCCCTCAAACGAAAGAGAACCTTGGAGATTTAGAGCAGTAG
- a CDS encoding transketolase C-terminal domain-containing protein, with translation MSMNVLERPSIQQPPEEKALQMEELRSGNEMAAKAAAQINYHVMGYFPITPSTEIAEYLDEMRVRGEHDIVMIPADGEHGAAGICFGASTGGGRVFNATSAQGFLYMLENLPVQSGTRFPMVLNLVTRSVSGPLNIHGDHSDLYYGLNIGWPILLARDPQAVYDMNLMALRVAEHSEVRLPVIVAYDGFFTSHAKRRVKFFRDRETVQRFVGPVPEPPVTTLDPRHPVTVGPYMNEPDFINNKYQQSIAMYRAADVFSEVAAEFAAMSGRRYGLLDLYRMEDAEIALFILNSAAETARVAVDELRAKGIKAGIVSPNMIRPFPLEAVQQALAKTKVVLVAERADSYGGHGPNLTHEVKAALQETHAPVHVLSRVFGLGGREFYPADAMNLFRECITWLEGGSVASFDYYGVEPGDPDAVPFAPGLPPITREETSGFVSVERDEQTGSLRVKVPNLRTLTKKPRRLAPGHGACPGCGIFPGVETFLKGIEGDVVVLYQTGCAMVTSTGYPYTSHRVTYLHNLFQNGAATLSGLVEMFWEKKRRGEIPSGEDITFIMVTGDGGMDIGMGPALGAALRNHRMIILEYDNEGYMNTGAQLSYSTPLGHRTSTSGVGEKGAGKTFPHKDTPQIMAAANIPYVFTGCEAFPQDLIKKAAKAQWYAKNEGLVYGKILIACPLNWQSKDDQGNVIVGAAVKSCFFPLYEVEHSKTVITYDPEAKGERIPVSDWLKMMGKTRHMLKPENKDLLAQFEAEVECRWRRLRAKHEHPDL, from the coding sequence ATGAGCATGAACGTCCTGGAACGGCCGTCCATTCAGCAGCCGCCCGAGGAAAAGGCGTTGCAGATGGAGGAACTGCGGTCGGGCAATGAGATGGCGGCCAAAGCGGCTGCCCAGATCAACTACCACGTGATGGGGTACTTTCCCATCACGCCATCCACCGAGATCGCAGAATACCTGGATGAGATGCGGGTCCGAGGCGAACACGACATCGTGATGATCCCGGCGGACGGTGAACACGGTGCCGCAGGCATCTGTTTCGGCGCCTCCACTGGCGGAGGTCGAGTGTTCAACGCCACCTCTGCCCAAGGGTTCCTGTACATGTTGGAGAATCTGCCGGTCCAATCGGGGACCCGGTTTCCCATGGTGCTGAATCTGGTGACACGTTCGGTCTCCGGACCCCTGAACATCCACGGGGACCACTCGGACCTGTACTACGGTCTCAACATCGGCTGGCCCATCCTCCTCGCCCGAGACCCGCAGGCGGTGTACGACATGAACCTGATGGCGTTGCGGGTCGCGGAACACAGCGAGGTCCGGCTGCCGGTGATCGTGGCATACGACGGCTTCTTCACGTCCCACGCCAAGCGGCGGGTGAAGTTCTTCCGGGATCGCGAAACGGTGCAGCGTTTTGTCGGGCCGGTGCCGGAGCCGCCGGTCACGACGCTCGATCCGCGTCATCCGGTGACGGTCGGCCCGTACATGAATGAGCCGGATTTCATCAACAACAAATACCAGCAGTCCATCGCCATGTACCGGGCGGCCGACGTGTTCTCAGAAGTTGCCGCAGAGTTCGCCGCGATGTCGGGCCGCCGCTACGGGCTGCTCGATCTCTACCGCATGGAGGACGCCGAAATTGCACTGTTTATCCTGAATTCCGCTGCGGAGACGGCCCGCGTGGCGGTGGACGAGTTGCGGGCGAAGGGGATCAAGGCAGGGATCGTGTCCCCCAACATGATTCGGCCGTTCCCACTCGAGGCGGTGCAGCAGGCGCTCGCTAAGACGAAGGTGGTCCTGGTGGCGGAGCGGGCGGATTCGTACGGCGGACATGGTCCGAATTTGACTCACGAAGTCAAGGCGGCCCTGCAGGAGACACACGCTCCCGTGCATGTGCTCTCCCGGGTGTTTGGGCTGGGGGGACGGGAGTTTTACCCGGCCGACGCCATGAACCTGTTCCGCGAATGCATCACGTGGTTGGAAGGAGGAAGTGTGGCGTCTTTCGACTATTACGGTGTCGAACCCGGCGATCCGGATGCCGTCCCGTTTGCCCCTGGGTTACCGCCGATCACCCGGGAGGAGACGAGCGGGTTCGTGTCCGTGGAGCGGGACGAGCAGACGGGAAGTCTGCGGGTGAAGGTGCCGAACCTGCGCACGTTGACTAAAAAACCGCGGCGCCTGGCGCCGGGCCACGGGGCGTGTCCCGGCTGCGGCATCTTCCCAGGTGTGGAGACGTTCCTCAAGGGGATTGAGGGCGATGTGGTGGTGTTGTATCAGACCGGTTGCGCGATGGTGACCTCCACCGGGTACCCCTACACTTCGCACCGGGTGACGTACCTGCACAACCTGTTCCAAAACGGTGCCGCCACGCTGTCCGGGCTGGTGGAAATGTTTTGGGAGAAAAAGCGGCGGGGCGAGATCCCGTCCGGGGAAGACATCACGTTCATCATGGTGACGGGGGACGGGGGGATGGACATCGGGATGGGGCCGGCCCTCGGTGCGGCCCTGCGCAACCACCGCATGATCATCCTCGAGTATGACAACGAGGGATACATGAACACGGGTGCGCAACTGTCCTACTCCACGCCCTTGGGGCACAGGACGTCCACGTCGGGGGTGGGCGAGAAGGGGGCAGGGAAGACCTTCCCCCACAAGGATACCCCGCAGATCATGGCGGCGGCCAATATCCCCTACGTCTTCACGGGGTGTGAGGCGTTCCCGCAGGATCTCATCAAAAAGGCCGCGAAGGCGCAGTGGTATGCGAAGAACGAAGGCCTGGTGTACGGCAAGATTCTGATTGCCTGCCCGCTCAACTGGCAATCGAAGGATGACCAGGGCAACGTGATTGTGGGGGCGGCGGTGAAGAGCTGCTTCTTCCCGCTCTACGAGGTGGAGCACAGCAAGACGGTGATCACGTACGACCCCGAGGCCAAAGGAGAGCGCATCCCGGTGTCGGATTGGCTGAAGATGATGGGCAAAACCCGCCACATGCTCAAGCCGGAGAACAAGGACCTGTTGGCCCAATTTGAGGCGGAAGTCGAGTGCCGTTGGCGGCGTCTGCGCGCCAAGCACGAACACCCGGATCTGTGA
- a CDS encoding 4Fe-4S dicluster domain-containing protein, translating into MSRQGFIPDLNLDSCIHCAACDQVCPDACFVWETRDNGKGRMFQYLAGIDYQYCKGCQKCVAACPTGALSTIPETEEYVQQHRVPHRFWAEKEVLV; encoded by the coding sequence GTGTCCCGTCAGGGGTTCATTCCGGATCTGAACCTCGATTCGTGCATCCATTGTGCAGCCTGCGATCAGGTCTGCCCAGACGCCTGCTTCGTGTGGGAGACGCGTGACAACGGAAAGGGGCGGATGTTCCAGTATCTCGCCGGGATCGACTACCAGTACTGCAAGGGATGCCAGAAGTGCGTGGCCGCCTGCCCGACCGGCGCATTGTCCACCATCCCGGAGACGGAGGAATACGTCCAGCAGCACCGCGTGCCACACCGGTTTTGGGCTGAGAAGGAGGTCCTCGTGTGA
- a CDS encoding 2-oxoacid:acceptor oxidoreductase family protein, which translates to MKQVTEGATRPFLEIRMESIGGLGANLAGKILAESGVLRQGWNGWYAASYGSEKKGTPVKAFVRFAPQEVEIRGTYPVDEPDVVAVFHEALLRTPSTLSGLRAGGTLLVNTKRRPEEIRQQVKRPDVKVACVDALGISVREGTRINTAMLGALCHVVSQLDPVAVREGIAEAFSARYQHLLDANLRTFEAGRTEVVEEEPSSSSPVRGQTDTPRHAPVLGYATQYIGVRFPAQATPSSGTSACPVRGSFRI; encoded by the coding sequence GTGAAACAGGTGACAGAGGGTGCAACCCGTCCATTCCTGGAGATCCGAATGGAATCCATCGGCGGGCTGGGGGCCAATTTAGCCGGCAAGATCCTCGCGGAATCGGGCGTGCTCCGGCAGGGATGGAACGGATGGTATGCGGCGTCGTACGGATCGGAGAAGAAAGGTACCCCGGTGAAAGCGTTTGTCCGGTTCGCTCCCCAGGAGGTGGAGATTCGGGGGACCTACCCGGTGGATGAACCGGACGTCGTGGCGGTGTTCCACGAGGCGCTGCTGCGTACGCCATCGACGTTGTCGGGATTGCGTGCAGGGGGCACGCTGCTCGTGAACACCAAGAGACGGCCGGAGGAGATTCGGCAACAGGTGAAACGGCCGGACGTGAAGGTCGCCTGTGTCGACGCATTAGGGATTTCGGTGCGGGAGGGTACCCGCATCAACACCGCGATGCTCGGCGCCCTGTGCCATGTGGTCTCCCAGTTGGATCCGGTGGCGGTGCGGGAGGGGATTGCGGAGGCGTTCTCGGCCCGCTATCAGCACCTGTTGGACGCGAATCTGCGCACGTTTGAGGCGGGCAGGACGGAAGTGGTGGAGGAAGAGCCGAGTTCCAGTAGCCCCGTCCGGGGTCAGACGGATACCCCAAGGCATGCGCCCGTGCTTGGCTATGCAACCCAGTACATCGGGGTACGATTCCCAGCGCAGGCAACTCCGTCGTCAGGGACCTCAGCGTGTCCCGTCAGGGGTTCATTCCGGATCTGA
- a CDS encoding carbon-nitrogen hydrolase family protein, which translates to MRSVDTVRVAVVQAASVMMDLEGSVEKACRLLEEASRQGAELIVFPEAFLSGYPRGLSFGTVVGHRSPEGRKDFGRYWRSAVSIPSPAIDRLSEAISRSQAYVVMGIIERADHGGQGTLYGTMLYFGPDGTLLGRHRKLKPTGSERLIWGEADGSTLTVIDTPFGRVGGLICWENYMPLARAAMYDKGVTIYIAPTADARDTWQATLQHIACEGRCFVLACNQYVTKDTYPQDLAGYHELDAWPDEMCRGGSAIVGPLGEYIAGPLYHQEGILYADLDLRQIEEARYDFDVTGHYARPDVFTLVVDERPMKNVSST; encoded by the coding sequence ATGCGCAGCGTGGACACGGTGCGGGTCGCCGTCGTGCAGGCGGCATCGGTGATGATGGACCTGGAGGGGAGCGTGGAGAAGGCCTGTCGGTTGCTGGAAGAGGCGAGCCGGCAGGGAGCGGAGTTGATTGTCTTCCCGGAAGCATTTTTGTCCGGTTATCCGCGCGGACTGTCGTTTGGGACGGTGGTGGGTCACCGCAGCCCGGAGGGGAGAAAGGACTTCGGCCGCTATTGGCGCAGCGCGGTCAGCATTCCGAGCCCGGCCATCGACCGGCTGTCAGAAGCCATCTCACGGTCGCAGGCGTACGTGGTGATGGGGATCATCGAGCGGGCCGATCACGGCGGACAAGGCACGCTGTACGGCACGATGTTGTACTTCGGCCCGGACGGAACGCTGCTCGGCCGGCATCGGAAGTTGAAGCCCACCGGATCGGAACGGTTGATCTGGGGCGAGGCGGACGGCAGCACGCTCACCGTGATCGACACGCCGTTCGGCCGCGTCGGCGGCCTCATCTGTTGGGAGAACTACATGCCACTCGCCCGCGCAGCGATGTACGACAAAGGGGTGACGATCTACATCGCGCCGACGGCGGACGCCCGGGACACGTGGCAGGCGACGCTGCAGCACATCGCCTGTGAGGGCCGTTGCTTCGTGCTGGCGTGCAATCAGTACGTGACGAAGGACACATATCCGCAGGACCTCGCCGGCTATCATGAGTTGGACGCCTGGCCGGATGAGATGTGCCGCGGTGGGAGCGCCATTGTCGGTCCGCTCGGTGAATACATCGCGGGGCCGTTGTACCACCAGGAGGGCATCCTCTATGCCGACCTGGACCTGCGGCAGATTGAAGAGGCGCGGTATGACTTCGACGTGACGGGTCATTACGCACGTCCAGACGTGTTCACTCTGGTGGTCGACGAACGGCCGATGAAAAACGTGTCCAGCACATGA